One Manduca sexta isolate Smith_Timp_Sample1 chromosome 26, JHU_Msex_v1.0, whole genome shotgun sequence genomic region harbors:
- the LOC115449839 gene encoding acyl-CoA Delta(11) desaturase, with translation MTTQMETAETDDSIDTTLTKATPWKPRIKYHYAFFQLYFHVAAIYGVYLALTSAKWQTNLFGYVMIWINSFGIYAGAHRLFSHRSYKATRALQIFLMLCHSTAYQRNLFLWVLEHRLHHKYSDTDGDPHNPSRGLFFSHIGWLCCKKHPEVVKRTKNIDMSDMYSNPVIMFQKKHQQWLLPTLAFILPTLIPMVFWVESLTNSWHINAARYIMSMNTVFLINSVSHKWGYKPYDKNIRPTESKIISMITFGEGFHNYHHIFPNDYRDAEFGNNLLNVTTYFIDFCAFLGLAYDLKIVPTDLVKSRMTRTGNGSEMELLDKTVY, from the exons atgacaaCACAAATGGAGACAGCGGAAACAGACGATTCTATAGATACTACTTTAACGAAGGCAACTCCATGGAAGCCTCGAATAAAATACCACTACGCatttttccaattatatttccACGTAGCGGCGATTTATGGTGTATACTTGGCTTTAACGTCAGCAAAATGGCAAACTAACTTATTTG GATACGTAATGATTTGGATAAACAGTTTTGGGATATACGCAGGCGCTCACAGACTGTTTTCTCATAGGAGTTACAAGGCTACCAGGGCTTTGCAGATATTCCTAATGCTGTGCCACAGCACAGCTTACCAGAGGAACCTGTTCCTTTGGGTTTTAGAACATCGGCTACACCACAAATACAGCGATACAGATGGCGATCCTCACAATCCCTCGCGAGGGTTGTTCTTCTCTCATATAGGCTGGCTTTGTTGTAAGAAGCATCCTGAAGTCGTAAAGAGGACTAAGAATATTGATATGTCTGATATGTACAGTAACCCTGTTATTATGTTCCAGAAGAA ACATCAACAGTGGCTCCTCCCGACTCTTGCGTTCATTCTGCCGACGCTGATTCCAATGGTTTTTTGGGTCGAGTCTCTCACCAATTCCTGGCATATCAACGCGGCCAGATACATCATGAGCATGAATACAGTCTTCCTTATCAACAGTGTCTCCCACAAATGGGGATACAAACCTTACGATAAGAACATACGTCCGAcagaaagtaaaattatatcaatgatCACATTTGGTGAAGGTTTTCACAACTACCATCatatttttccaaatgattATCGTGATGCTGAATTTGGCAATAATTTACTAAACGTGACGACATATTTTATCGATTTCTGCGCATTTCTTGGACTGGCGTATGATCTGAAGATCGTTCCTACAGATTTGGTTAAAAGCAGAATGACGAGGACTGGCAATGGAAGTGAAATGGAGCTATTAGACAAAACTGTATACTAG